A segment of the Corylus avellana chromosome ca2, CavTom2PMs-1.0 genome:
CCATCGCTTAAAATTACCAGGATCGTCTCTCCTTAGCTTCCCTATTATTgagaaaataagcaaaacaattctAGCAGTAGGATTTTCGAGGAATCCTGGACATCCTTTGGTAGAGCAATTAGAGAAGCTCTTAAACTCTCACAAACACAAGCTTTGAATAAATTCTTGATTGGtttcttattcataaataataagGTATTTAAAGACAATAGAAAATGGAGTCACACATGAGATAAGACttccatttaaaatataaatcaaagaatacaaaaaattggaaaaaaatcaaattaaatcataggCCGCTGATGAGCATGTTACTCCTCATTTCCAAGCTTGGCCTTGGTCTGTTCGAATACAAGTCGCGCTCTTTGCCAGAAATACTTGATGTTGATCGCATCAGAGTAAATCCAGAATACTTCCTATCAATCTTTTCCAAGCAAATGTCCGCAACGCTGTTCATAAACCCGTCCTCTTGGATAAATGGCTGTGCTGCATATTCCTCCAAGCTTGACTTAGGTCTGTTCGAATACAAGTCGCGCTCTTTGCCAGAAATACTTGATGTTGATCGCATCAGAGTAAATCCAGAATACTTCCTATCAATCTTTTCCAAGCAAATGTCCGCAACGCTGTTCATAAACCCGTCCTCTTGGATAAATGGCTGTGCTGCATATTCCTCCAAGCTTGACCTAGGTCTGTTCGAATACAAGCCGCGCTCTTTGCCAGAAATACTTGATGTTGATCGCATCAGAGTAAATCCAGAATACTTCCTTTCAATCTTTCCCAAGCAAATGTCCGCAACGTTGTTCATAAGCTCGTCCTTCTGGATAAATGGCTGTGCTACATATTCCTCGAATGGCATCCACTGCAGGCAATAAAGAATATGTGAAGCAAGTTTGTCAGTAAttgttttcctcttttctttgttaaatGTAAGCAACAATAAAAGCTAAAACAATTAGTTTCTCAGAGTTGCCATATGCTCTTCTTTGATCAGAAATTACCCGAGCTGCATCTATCTCTGATTCCTGTATCTTGATATCGAAGGAAAGCGGTCGCAGCATGCAAACAAAGCATAAATCCGACTTCTGAAAGAATGCCTTGAGGCTTTGTCTGTAAGTTATGTCAAAGAAGAAGCAAACTCTATCATTATCTTTCTATAAAATGAGtatatttatcaaattatttgattttgagcaAATGCATTACCTGAATGCTAGTACTTCCACAAATTCTGCATCAATCTGAAGCAGAACAAAAATATGTAGATGgcttaagtaattgacattcaTAATAATTCAAATCTGATTAAAACTCTCTGTTACACAATTATCACTTACCCCTGTCTCTTCTTTGACTTCTCTCTCTGCAGCTGCAAATATGTCTTCCCCCTTTGGACATGATGAAgtttaataagaataatatactCAATGCATAGTTTATATGTAAGATGAAAAGCTCAGCCAGATATAATTACCTCATCAACAACTCCTGTAGGTAACTTCCAGATGCCTTTTCCCCGGAAAAACCCAAGCTTTTCTTGGACCACTAGCAACTACAAGTAAAAGTTGAAAATGCAGAATTTTAATGCAATTTTCTCAAGTTAAATATGCAATATAAACTATACAGGGGTCTCTTCTATTACTTCAAAAGCAAGAATACATAAGTTCttcctaaaattcaaaaacaactGCGAAAAATAGATCGATTCATAGAGAATACAAATgccagagacagagagaaacagagacTTAGAGCAACTAGCATTTGAAGTTTGTCAAATAATGAATCAATCATGAACAAGTTTGCAAAGGAAACAACCAAACAATGAAGGCAGAAAAGATTACAAGTGAGGTACACATCTTAAATGCAGAATGGTAACCAGCATTTCAATGATGAGAATATAAGGAATTACCTCTCTTCTGTCATTCATGACAAAAGCAGCAATACCAACTCGGTGGGTGGCATTTCCAGGAAGACTATGAGTTCCTTGAGGAAGCCAATATATAAGCATCAAGTACTGTGGCTCCGCATGGTGGTACGAAAATCCTTCCTGCACAAGAGCATGGCAGAAGTTAAACGTTAATGGAAGAGATTAACACTGAACAGCTGTGTAATTTTCAAACATGAGCTTCGGAGGAGTCACCTTTACAGCAACGTCAACAAGACTGGATTGCTCAATAGGTATTTTCATCCAAACTCCCTTCTTACCCTACaggttgaaaaaataaaattttatttaatatatttaataattctaaaatattttttttttcttagcacCTGTAGCCTGCAGTCCCATCTCTAAGAATATATATGCAGTAGGGTATTCTATGTTTGTAGCATATTTACTATTTAGGACCCATAAAGTAAATAGTAAAGTGCAAATAATTTAAGGTTTAATTTACATTGCGCTTGTGTTAGACCAAGATTTTTGGCATTAACAAATATATGTTTcaattatccaaaaaataaataatttatagatttttagACAAATCTCCTAAATGAATGTTccacaattaaaaaataataataataataacttcaaAAACTATAGTGTTCCTGACCAATAACATAAGAATCATATACAATTTACCCACAAAACCATATAGTCAGTGTGATAGAAGAAGAATTGTAGTTTTGTCCgtttgggtttgtgattttaaaacgtgcaaattaaaaataataaattcaaaatgtGTTATTCGAAAGTTTGGCCTTTAAAACcatacgtttttaaaaaaatatatcatttgcATGCAGtttcaaaacacaaatttttctacattttcaaattacaattttttaaaacacactttCAAACGAGTTGATTTACTATATATATCGTATTTTTGGTTCATAAAATTGCAGTGCCGAACACACTCTCGGGTTCTCAACCCCAACGGCAAACCTACCTGCAGTCTCCAACAAGAAATGGAAGCTCTAAGCTTGGTGGCGAAGACAGCAGCGTCCATAGGCTGGTCGGCCATTTCCACAGTGAGGCCTCCGAAAGGATCCTCCACCGCCGTCAGCAGCTTCACGCTTTGCCATTCACTTTCACTCACAACAACAATTTCCTTTCCCGGCATGTCTCCAACACTAGTCCGACACCACAATCTATATGTGTTTTTTGTACGTAACGTGAAGATATAGAGAGAGTTTTCGTGCTGAGAATAGCAGACATCCTCGCATTTTATAGCCTTGAATTTCTTTGAGCACCAACATACgctattaatttgaatgattctACGTAGTTTACTCAACGACTCGACGTGGCTTCCGGGCATTGGACTTTGATTGCTCCTCACGACTCTTTGAATTGAATGAAACGCGCGAATAAGTTCACATTTCCTTACAATTTCTCCGGAAGGAAACATGCAATTACTATTCAAATTTCAAAGCAGAAACAATCAGGTCCAGATCAAACGGgtattaaaaattaatgataataataagaTTGTAAACGAGTAaactgagaaagaaaaaaaaaaaagaatggggGATTTTCTTGGAGGTTTCCAAGGAATCAGACagaaaaaatgttaacaaaCCTTAACTAAAACTCTTCCTTAATTAAATCCACTTGCAATATTGAGACAATATTCAAGAATTAATATGCACATTGTACTTAATCAAAGTGAGACACTTAAAATTCTAACATTTCACCACGCTTTTGAATTTAACGTTGGTAGCcctcctcccaaaaaaaaaaaaaaaaaatttttttttttcttttttaattaactttggccctaaaaaaattcaatgtacTTCGGCCCCCTAAATTTAATACTTAAAACATTTTAACCTAACCAATAAATTGGCCATTATATTACAAAGATATAAGTAAGGTTGACAAATTTTTATAAGATTCGTAAATTTGATACAAAATTACTGAGTTTGCCTTAAGAGATCTAAACCAATtaattaaggctccgtttacttcgatgtaaaatgatttccagaaaatgatttccgtattttacggtgtttacttcgacgtaaaataatggtcaacggaaaatattttccttttgaccaaaaattcttctttaattttaggaaaatggtttacggttttgaaaaccgtaaaccattttccgactataagcatctcattcttaaagtAATGGATCTTGCCAAGACCTTCCTAGAACCTcgtcgggacttgaccaggacccacccgggacttgaccgggacctgaccaggacttgaccgagaatcgcccgggacttgactaggacccgcccgagacttgcttgggaccctaaagggacctgcccgggacctgcctgggacctaaccgggactgggacctgcctgggacctaACNNNNNNNNNNNNNNNNNNNNNNNNNNNNNNNNNNNNNNNNNNNNNNNNNNNNNNNNNNNNNNNNNNNNNNNNNNNNNNNNNNNNNNNNNNNNNNNNNNNNGTATCTCCTAAGCATTCCAGCCCATCCATACCCCAAAATCtgcaaattaaaatattaattaattaattaaccaaacaaatggaaaaaaagGAGGGGTGGGGGGGTCTTGAATAAAAAAACCGAAATTAGAGTTTTCTGAAGTGACAagtaatggaaaaaaaatatattatcttCAGAAATTCTGAACCCTTCAATTGATCGGTTCTTTAAAACCcatacccaaacccaaaaaaaataaaaaaataaaaaacagagggagaaattgttttaaaataatcCTCCATCTTCATTACTCAATTAAGCCTCCATCTTCAACCCTTCATTGATGAGGACAACACCAAAGAAACGGAAATAAAATAATGGAagattaagattaaaaaaaaaaaaaaaattataagagtaCTCTAagaaattgttttaaaataatcaaaCCTGCGTCGACAGTACGATGAAGAGGCCACAAAGGAAACTCAAGCTCTGCTTATAATAAGCCTTCATGACCGTAATGGCACCGATTGAGTAGGCATCACCCCCACCATAAGACACGCCACAATTGGCGAAGATGGTGATGATGACATGCTCCTTCATGTTGAACGGCCCAGGATTTAAGCTGAACCTCCATCCAAACAGGCTGTACTCCGTCCTAGGCAGCGTGGAGGCCATGAACTTCCCAATGGGCAGGGCGGCGATTTGCATGAGGATGGCCGAGATTGTCAGGGGCTGCGTGCGGTACGTGAAGAAGGTGTTGAGGAAGATGAGGACGACGCATGAGGTCAACCCCAGAAACCATGCCCGGAAAGTCATCACCGGCAGTGATGGGTCATCGGTCTCCGGCACCACCAGTGCCACCTCCTCCACCGGACACCTGTCGTCTGAATCACCACCAACCCCGCCGTTTGTCTTCTCTAGACCGTCCATCCGGGTCTCCGTTTGGTTCTTGGACGACATAAATGCAGATCAAAGCAAGCTAATTAAGTAGCTCTctggaaaacaaagaaacagaCACAAAACTCAGAAACAAACCCAATAATCAGTGTCCTTTTTCTCTGTCAACCTTATCTGTAAATGTGTTGGAAAACTGAACATAGAAAACTGACACTAACATCTGAAGCAAGGCAGAGTTCGGTATTTTGCTTGAAAAGTGTCGGGTAGAGGTGGTTGGTTTTATATGAGATTACCGGCACTGTATTATTTCGCAGTGACAATTCTGCCCTTCTCATGATGCGGGTTCTACAGTGTGGGCCTGACTAAGCAGTGTCACAGGCAGTTTTCCGTCCTTTTGCCTTTTTCGTCTGCACTCCTCACTTGCTGACCTAATTGTTGAACtccctataattaatttttgaaaaaacttcattttgtcCCTTAATTTTACTTAATTTTACAAACTTACTGaatttttaaatctctcattttggatcatcaaacttttaattactctcaatatgaatctttttgtcagattttaaacattacatgacgtttatacccctgacttttgtataaaatttaaattttcaaaacgtttttttatttttttcaaaaataaaaatcaaagacttttttttttttttgtatttttaacggctaaaattaacagaAGGGTTCTAATGAAGAGTAATTAAAAGCTCAAAGATTCAAAAagatatttgaaagttcaggagttgATAAAATCGAATGAAAGTTGATGggttaaattgaaattttccttaattttttttttttttgaaaaaaaaaagataataaattagTGAATGGTTTTGGGTTTAGACAATTTGTTTTGTGAAGTTCAAAAAATAATNNNNNNNNNNNNNNNNNNNNNNNNNNNNNNNNNNNNNNNNNNNNNNNNNNNNNNNNNNNNNNNNNNNNNNNNNNNNNNNNNNNNNNNNNNNNNNNNNNNNcttatatgaaaagactttgaaaattaataattattcccaccccattccggcctcctattccagcatcctttctacctgaaaacaagaaataaaactgaatgagcccaaagggggcccagcaagtaaaatccacaaccataaatagttttactccttgttctcagttttgaaaatcattttcgcaaataaatataattctagccataataatatctgtatgtacggttgcatctcccgtaacatatacatactattacatctagtaatagatcatcgttgtaaatcatctttataaatcatcatcataatgcatcattataaataatctttgtaaatcatcatagcatatcatcgttgaaaatatagtatcattttctcataataaggcccatgtacactattatccctgtgcacgagggttgcgggtccttgtgaccatggcactgaactgtggcctcagccatgcccgaccgtcaattaactcttttcttggtgcactcaacggtctgttgatggaataccaccttctggcatagcctccttcagtggtttcgcctccatccgagtatcggtaccgaactctcatcttatcttatcttggggccaaaaatactctcctccatacatgtgtcctcatttcataaacatttatctcatctcttgtacttttctttgtacttcttttgatgcatcttagggcaacatgtaggagggtttatcatcttttttctttcttataatcatcatcatttctcaactttcttttctcaaaatggaaaccttttcaaatataaacttgttgtacttagaaagcgtttaaataaatagaaactttctagataattcttttagaaatccttcatgcatgcaacataacttcataatacgtaaataaaataatcatttacaatttactaaagaatgaataaatagcatgacatgaagtaattttagaaggggtagtgaatttacttacctctagactgaagctagaagtggtatgaaggaatctagttgctccaataagactaacaccactagtataacttttgaaactaatttctaaagtccgctatctcttgtgttctttctttcttgtagcgcttggtctcgccctttctctctctgttctgagtaaacactcttagaaagaagaaagaccgagtaaaaagcggaagaaggaagaatatatgcaagagatggaagagaagatgagtggtgaaaattgtgaaggagaagagctctatttataggagaaaatcaaatactatttcaccaaccctatactatttcaccaaccctatactatttcaccaaccctatactattctaccaaccctatactattctacctatactattctaccttcttattctaccatacttatacctaccatttactatcctattatttcaccaattaccattctctaattaccactctcataaatttcccaagaattaaaatccttagctacaatggatattaaaataacatcattatcaaaataatctatttaaatagctttgaaaattctgggacactacagtcccggtcaggtcccgagcgggtcccgatcgtgtcc
Coding sequences within it:
- the LOC132172119 gene encoding nudix hydrolase 2, which encodes MPGSHVESLSKLRRIIQINSVCWCSKKFKAIKCEDVCYSQHENSLYIFTLRTKNTYRLWCRTSVGDMPGKEIVVVSESEWQSVKLLTAVEDPFGGLTVEMADQPMDAAVFATKLRASISCWRLQGKKGVWMKIPIEQSSLVDVAVKEGFSYHHAEPQYLMLIYWLPQGTHSLPGNATHRVGIAAFVMNDRRELLVVQEKLGFFRGKGIWKLPTGVVDEGEDIFAAAEREVKEETGIDAEFVEVLAFRQSLKAFFQKSDLCFVCMLRPLSFDIKIQESEIDAARWMPFEEYVAQPFIQKDELMNNVADICLGKIERKYSGFTLMRSTSSISGKERGLYSNRPRSSLEEYAAQPFIQEDGFMNSVADICLEKIDRKYSGFTLMRSTSSISGKERDLYSNRPKSSLEEYAAQPFIQEDGFMNSVADICLEKIDRKYSGFTLMRSTSSISGKERDLYSNRPRPSLEMRSNMLISGL
- the LOC132172410 gene encoding oligopeptide transporter 3-like (The sequence of the model RefSeq protein was modified relative to this genomic sequence to represent the inferred CDS: added 78 bases not found in genome assembly) codes for the protein MSSKNQTETRMDGLEKTNGGVGGDSDDRCPVEEVALVVPETDDPSLPVMTFRAWFLGLTSCVVLIFLNTFFTYRTQPLTISAILMQIAALPIGKFMASTLPRTEYSLFGWRFSLNPGPFNMKEHVIITIFANCGVSYGGGDAYSIGAITVMKAYYKQSLSFLCGLFIVLSTQILGYGWAGMLRRYLVDPVDMWWPSNLAQVSLFRALHERE